In Streptomyces sp. NBC_01283, the DNA window TGACGCAACTTGCTGGCTTGCCAAATCCCGGCCTCTGCCGCCTTCATACGTAAATTCCACTGCACTGTGGGTTCCTTCCGCTCTGTCCGCAAACGCTGCACGGTTGCGGTAGTTGGGCTGTATCCACTCGTTGCCGATGAGCCGACTCGACACCTAAGTCGTCGATGGCCGCGGCGCCTGAGCTGGCCCTGAAGCACGGCACGGACAGCTGTGCGCGTACACCGCCGAGGCGCAGTAACGACGCAGGGCCATGGGGGCCAGCAGGCCATTCCCGGTCGGTCGCCCCTCGCTGCCACCGCAGCATCGGCGTTGGACAGCCGACGGCTGGTTGCATGGGCAGGTTCTCCACCCTTTTCACGGGTTTCGGTGGCAAGCCGGCCTGGGACAGAATTTTCTGGCTGGGGGTTGGGCGTATCGATCGGCTGCGTCATCACAGGGACCCGGTCAGCGCGTGGCGATCGCGGTGGTAGCGGCTGCCCGCGAAGTCGCGGAGCGGGCGATCGCCCATGCCGAGAAGGTCGAGGTATCGGATCCTCACGCTCTGCCGGCGGCGCCGCAGCACAAGATGGCAGGCGGTGGCCTGCATACCCTGGGCAGCGGTGGTCGGAACCGCGGACTGTCTGCGACTACTTGGCAGATGAACCAAATCGCGCTGTCCACCGGCTCGGCGGCCGCCCTGGCAGGGTGGGCGAGGGTCTTTGGCTCGAAGCTCTGACAAGCCCCCAAGACCGTAGTCCTCTCTGCATAGGAGCCAGATCGGCCTCCCGTCCTCCCGACGAAGGCAGGGAGTTAAGCCACGCCGTAGATCAAGTTCAGTAGATACCGTCAAACCCGACGCTGGCGCGGATCATTTAGATAGCTGAGATAAAACCTGCATCATTGGCCAA includes these proteins:
- a CDS encoding helix-turn-helix domain-containing protein, encoding MTQPIDTPNPQPENSVPGRLATETREKGGEPAHATSRRLSNADAAVAARGDRPGMACWPPWPCVVTAPRRCTRTAVRAVLQGQLRRRGHRRLRCRVGSSATSGYSPTTATVQRLRTERKEPTVQWNLRMKAAEAGIWQASKLRHLLAEAGLEISTGKMSMLWSKTPTTIRLDDLEVLCAVLTCTPSDLLLSTQNEARSEPRPTAVASKDAPDNSKPAVPIAGQPHPGHPTSAEPLPSGSSTAR